A window of Candidatus Cloacimonas sp. contains these coding sequences:
- the gdhA gene encoding NADP-specific glutamate dehydrogenase yields the protein MTKQEYLHQVSAKNADQPEFIQAVTEVVESIWDVYDANPQYRKAKILERLVEPERIIIFRVPWQTDAGEIMVNRGFRVEFNSAIGPYKGGLRFHPSVNLGILKFLGFEQIFKNSLTTLPMGGGKGGSDFNPRNRSDEEVERFCHSFMLELYRHIGPNTDIPAGDIGVGKREIGFMYGMYKKIVNEVTGVFTGKGLEWGGSLVRPEATGYGAVYFADEMLKTKGQSIEGKNVLISGSGNVAQFAIQKVNQLGGRVITASDSDGFIYDPDGIQGEKWEYLMELKNVRRGRIKEYADEFKVKYYPEQRPWIIPGQIAMPCATQNEINEEEAKTLIKNGCICVCEGANMPTTIEGIKVFLENKILFGPGKAANAGGVATSGLEMTQNSMRISWSRDEVDEKLHGIMKAIHQQCINYGKEDQFVNYVKGSNVAGFIKVANAMMDQGLV from the coding sequence ATGACAAAACAAGAATATCTACACCAGGTTTCAGCTAAAAATGCTGACCAACCTGAATTCATTCAAGCAGTTACTGAAGTAGTGGAAAGCATTTGGGATGTTTATGATGCTAATCCACAATACCGCAAAGCAAAAATTTTAGAGCGCCTCGTAGAACCGGAACGCATCATTATTTTCCGGGTTCCCTGGCAAACTGATGCCGGTGAAATAATGGTAAATCGCGGTTTCAGAGTAGAATTCAATAGTGCCATTGGTCCTTATAAAGGAGGATTAAGATTCCATCCCAGCGTAAACTTAGGAATTTTGAAATTCCTCGGTTTTGAGCAGATCTTCAAAAATAGCTTAACTACTCTTCCTATGGGTGGCGGAAAAGGTGGTTCCGATTTCAATCCGCGTAATCGCAGTGACGAAGAAGTTGAGCGTTTCTGCCATTCATTTATGTTAGAACTATACCGCCACATCGGTCCCAATACTGATATTCCAGCAGGAGATATAGGCGTAGGAAAACGCGAGATCGGGTTTATGTATGGAATGTATAAGAAAATTGTCAACGAAGTTACGGGTGTTTTTACCGGAAAAGGATTGGAATGGGGTGGCAGCTTAGTTCGTCCTGAAGCCACAGGCTATGGAGCTGTTTATTTTGCAGATGAAATGTTAAAAACTAAAGGCCAGAGCATTGAAGGTAAAAATGTGCTTATTTCGGGCAGCGGAAATGTTGCTCAATTTGCTATCCAAAAAGTAAATCAATTGGGTGGTAGGGTTATAACAGCATCCGACTCTGATGGTTTTATATATGATCCGGATGGAATCCAGGGTGAAAAATGGGAATATTTAATGGAATTAAAAAATGTTCGCCGTGGTCGCATCAAAGAATATGCAGATGAATTTAAGGTAAAATATTACCCTGAACAAAGACCCTGGATAATTCCTGGTCAGATTGCTATGCCCTGTGCAACCCAAAATGAAATAAACGAAGAAGAAGCCAAAACCCTTATTAAGAACGGCTGTATCTGCGTTTGCGAAGGTGCCAATATGCCTACTACCATTGAAGGCATAAAGGTATTCCTGGAAAATAAAATTTTGTTTGGTCCCGGTAAAGCCGCAAATGCCGGAGGAGTAGCAACTTCAGGTTTAGAAATGACTCAAAATTCAATGCGCATTTCCTGGTCAAGAGACGAAGTAGATGAAAAATTACACGGCATTATGAAAGCTATTCACCAGCAATGCATCAATTATGGTAAGGAAGATCAATTTGTAAATTATGTAAAGGGTTCCAATGTAGCTGGCTTTATTAAAGTAGCCAATGCTATGATGGATCAAGGTTTAGTATAA